The window GCCCGGCGGGGCTAGCCCCGCTTGCTCACGAAACGGCTGGCCGTGGGCACGACCCTGGTGGCCTGGCGGTAGCCGGACAGGCGCCCGCGCTCCTTGCGCGAGCGGGCCAGGTCCTCTTCCAGGCTCTTGTGCAGACTGCGCGCCTCGCGGGTCAGCTGGCCCTGGAGGTTCTTGAGCTGGCGCAGCTTGCCCATGAGCACGTCCACGTCCACCTGCTCGCGCTCCTTGGCCTGCCAGGCGCGCTCGAGCAGGGCGCCGCGCTGGTGGGCGGTCTCCTCGGTCTGCTCGACCATCCCTGCGGCCAGCAGCTCAAGTTCGCGCTGGCCCAGGTCCAGGGCCTTGTCCAGCAGTTGCAGGCACTCGGACATGGCTAGGCCGCCTTGGAGGCTTCGCGGATGTCCTCGCGCAGGTCGGCGATGACCTGCTTCCATTTCTCGACGCTGGCCAGGAACTCGTATTCGAGCAGGTCGGCCAGAAGGATCCAGTCCTCGTTCTCGCTGACTTCGATCATTTCGGAGAACAGCGCGGTGATCTCCTCCATGTTGTCGTTGAGCACCTGGCGGTCCCTCAGGCTGAACTCGTCGCGCAGCACGCCGATCATGCCCAGGAAGTCGCGGGTCACGTCGAGCAGGTCCTGGTACAGCTCCAGGGCCTCGGCGTCGTCGCCGCGGCGGAACAGGTCCGCCACGCTGCGGCAGCCGTGGCCCATCAGGCGCACGACCTTGTACAGCTCGCGGGTGATGTTCACCGCCATCTCGGGCACGGCCATGGTCACGATCTCCACGCTCTCGATCTCGGCGGTGGGGATGTCCTCGGCCTGGTGGGGGTAGATCTCGGAGAAGGCCTCCTTGTTGACGAAGACATCGGTGACCATCCTGTTGTCCAGGCAGTCCTGCTCCATCACCTTGACCAGCAGATCCTCGAGGTTCGCGAAGTTGTTGACGCGAAGACCCGTTTCCTGACCATCGATAACGATCATGTCTCTCCCTCCTTGGGAATGGGCAAAATGTGCGCGAGGCACATGGCGCTACTCTTGATTCAAATCTCGTGCCAGCGGCGGCACGGCCTGGCTCCAGGCGTCGAGCAGGGCGTGCCAGGCTTCGATAAGTGCGGGCAGTGCACTGAAATCCTTGGCATACTCCTGCGCCTGCTCGCGCCACAGGTCGGCCAGCACGGCAAAGCGCGCGCTGCCGCCCCACAGGGCCGCAAGGCGCTCGAAATTGCCCAGCACCTTGTCTTTCAGGCCCGCCAGGGGCGCCCGGCCCAGGGCGCCGACCTGCTGGCGCAGCAAAAACAGCACCTGCGCGGACTGCGCGAGCACCGGCGCGACCTCGGCCCGGAAGGGCGCCGACAACGCCGGAACCTTGGCCATGGGGCCGGGCCGCTCGCCGTCGAGAAATTGACGATAGAAATGGCGCTGGATGCGGATCCAGGCCGTGCGGTCCTCGGCCTCGTGGCCGGTGAGGGATTCCAGGTCCATGCCGCCGAAGGCGTCGCGCCGCGTGACCCAGGCCCGGACGCCGGGCCCGGCCCCCGGTGCGTCCGCTGCGGGCGCCGCCCACGCGCCGCCTTCGAGCCACCGGGTTATATAATGATATACGGCCCCGGCCTCCACGGCCCGGCGGCAGGCGTGGCCCAGGGTGCAGGCGTGGTGGAAGCCGCACGGGTGGCAGGGCATGTCCGGCTCCAGGCACAGGCAGCCCTCGGCGTAGGGCCCCGTGTCCCACGGCTGGGCCGTGGCCAGGAACACCGCGCAGATGGGCACGCCCAGCCCGGCGGCCAGGTGCATGGTGCCCGTGTCGTTGCTCACCAGCAGGCGCATCCGCCCCAGCACGGCCGCCAGCTCCGGCAGCGCGGTGCGCCCGGTGAGGTCCAGGGCCGGGCAGGCCTCCCGGGCCATGAAGCGCGCGCCCAGCCCGGCCTCGTCGGGCGCGCCCAGCAGCACCGGGCACAGCCCGTGCCCGCGCCACAGCAGCGCCCCCAGCTCGGCGAAGCGCTCCAGCGGCCAGCGGCGCACCGCCGCGCTGGCCCCCAGCTGGAAGCCCACCAGCCCCCGGGTGCCTGCCGGGGCCGCCGCCAGCAGGGCGTCGGCCCGGGCCCTTGCCCCGGCGTCGGCCCCGGCCAGGGCATACTCGCGCCCAGCGCGCTCAAGCCCGGCGACCTCGCAGAACTGGTCCACCAGATTGTACGGGCTGCTGCCCCGGTTGCGCGACGAGGCCACCAGGAACGCCGCCCAGGCCGAGGTGTTGCGCCCGAAGCCGAAGGCGTCCATGCCGAAGCCCACCTGGGGCGCGTCGCCCGCAAGGCGCGTGAGCAGCCGCCCGGGCAGCGTGGCCGTCAAGTTCAGCACCCGCTGTGCGCCGAAGGGCCGCAGGGTATCCTGGGCCCAGCTCCACAGCAGGCCCAGCCCGTCGGTCCAGGCGCGGTCCAGCCCGGCCAGCAGCGCCGCCCCGGGCAGGGGAAACACGGCGTCCACCCCGCCCAGCAGCCGCGCGGCTCCGGAAAAGTTGTCCAGGCAGACCAGCCCCACCTCTTCGCCCCGGGCCTTGAGGCCGCTGATGACGGGCTGGGTCTGGAGCAGATCGCCGAAGCGGGTCAAATTGATGACGAGAGTGCGCATGAAACATCCTGCTATTCAAACGCATTGCAGAAAGGCCCGACATCCGTTGCGGGTCGCCTGCCCCTCTGCATCAAGATTCGCGCCAACCGGGCCGCGCGACGCGCCCCGGGCGCCCCTGCGCCCCCCCCGGCCCCCCCGGCCCGCCCGGCCCGCAAGCCCCCGGCCGCCCCGGGGCCGGCCCCGCCCGGGCGCCGGATGCACCCCGGTGCGGGCCAGGGGTTGCATTCCCCTGGCGCCTGCAATACGCTCCCGCGCAGTCCGTCATATGGTTCCGCCACGCGGGGGGCGACAGCCGCTCACCCGCCGTGACGTTTCGTCACCCCCCCAACTGGAGGACGTTCCATGGCTCTGTTCACCAAACAAGAGGCCCTCGACTACCATTCCAAGGGCCGCAAGGGCAAAATCGAGGTCATCCCCGTCAAGCCCTGCCGCACCCAGAAGCAGCTCTCCATGGCCTACTCGCCCGGCGTGGCCCACTCCTGCCTGGAAATCGCCGCCGACCCGGCCAAATCCTTCGAGTACACCGCCCGGGGCAACCTGGTGGCCGTGGTCTCCAACGGCACCGCCGTGCTCGGCCTGGGCAACATCGGCGCCGCCGCGGGCAAGCCGGTCATGGAAGGCAAGGGCGTCCTGTTCAAGAGCTTCGCCGACATCGATGTCTACGACATCAACCTCGACACCACCGACCCCGACGCCC is drawn from Desulfocurvus vexinensis DSM 17965 and contains these coding sequences:
- a CDS encoding glycosyltransferase family 9 protein produces the protein MRTLVINLTRFGDLLQTQPVISGLKARGEEVGLVCLDNFSGAARLLGGVDAVFPLPGAALLAGLDRAWTDGLGLLWSWAQDTLRPFGAQRVLNLTATLPGRLLTRLAGDAPQVGFGMDAFGFGRNTSAWAAFLVASSRNRGSSPYNLVDQFCEVAGLERAGREYALAGADAGARARADALLAAAPAGTRGLVGFQLGASAAVRRWPLERFAELGALLWRGHGLCPVLLGAPDEAGLGARFMAREACPALDLTGRTALPELAAVLGRMRLLVSNDTGTMHLAAGLGVPICAVFLATAQPWDTGPYAEGCLCLEPDMPCHPCGFHHACTLGHACRRAVEAGAVYHYITRWLEGGAWAAPAADAPGAGPGVRAWVTRRDAFGGMDLESLTGHEAEDRTAWIRIQRHFYRQFLDGERPGPMAKVPALSAPFRAEVAPVLAQSAQVLFLLRQQVGALGRAPLAGLKDKVLGNFERLAALWGGSARFAVLADLWREQAQEYAKDFSALPALIEAWHALLDAWSQAVPPLARDLNQE